The genomic segment GGCACCTATCTATTACGAATAATGCCTCATTCTCTACAGCTGTGCATCCATTCAACTGAGAATAACAAGAAAGAAATTAGCACAACTAAACACCACAAGTAAACAGATACTCGAGTAAAATTGAAAGGCTACTCTTACAACGAGTAAATATACGGCAATGATACCGTATTTCCTCGACATAGGTAACAAGCAAAACCATACTTCAGAGACTAGCCAATGGTGTTCAAATTCTCCTCACACTCATGTCACAATGTCAAAAGGTTCGACACTAGGATTAAAAAATCTAAACTTGAAGGTAATGCGGCTGCTAGATATAGAACCAGATGAGTAGTAGCTTTTTTTATAGGAAACGAAGGCAAGAACACCCACAACGATCCGACAAGAGCCGCTCAACGGTACGACTTCTGGAACCTCGCGCGGGCGCCGCGACCTCCGAACTTCTTGGGCTCGCAGCGCCTGGGGTCGGCGACGAGGAGGGTGCGGTCGTAGCGGGCGAAGATGTCCTTGACCTCCTTCTTGGCGGCCTCGTCGACGTACTTCTGGTAGTAGGCGACGAGCGCCTTGGCGATGGCCTGGCGGATGGCGTAGATCTGCGACGTCTTCCCTCCGCCTCGGACGCGGATGCACATGTCGATGTCCTTGAAGCGGGTGCGGCCGGCGAGCATGATGGGCTCGAAGGCCTTGAGGCGGAGCATCTCCGGACGGATCAGCTCGATGGGGACGCCGCTCACCTTGATCAGACCACGCCCCGGCTTGGTGTAGGCCACGGCCACCGCCGTCTTCTTGCGGCCGAAGCACTGGACCGTGCCGGCCGGCGGGCGTGTGAGCGCGGCAGCCATGGTTGCGGTGGCGGTTGCTGGGATCGCGGCGGCGCTAGGGCTTTGGCTACTTGAGGAGGTGGGAGAGGGAAGCGAAAGGAGAGAGCGGTTTTATAATTAGGAAGCGTTAGGGTTTTTGTGTGATCTCGGCGGCTATTagaatgacatgtgggaccgtATGGGTGATTGGGCCCATAAGACAGTCAGAGGAGGTTATGGACGGGCTTGATGGGCCGGTAAGATTTGATTGGGCTGGCCACAGCTTCATATCAAACTGGGCCGTTAGAAGCAATAGTAGTAAGGCCCAAGTCTTATGATAAAAGGCCATGGCCGAAGGAGGAGAACGAAGCTAGGGTTTCAGCCCTTAAAACACTACGCGTGTATTTGGTTCCCCGTATTTTCTCATCTTGCCCTAGTGTATGAGTAGAATCTCGAAAATAAGTCTATTTGATTGCTTGTATCTGTTGTTGCATACTGGCCTAGCGGGTGCAAATATACGGCATCATTTTGAGTTAGGAGTGAAATTTGATTTAAACTTAACTTCGCAGCCTACTCGCAGATGTAGACTCTGTATCCGTTCATATAGAGGAATCCAGGACCAGAGGAGAAGTAATCGACTAAATATCATGCCATCATGATTCCATTTCACATCACGGCGTTCCTCGCCGGCGGCCACGGGATTCTATCCGATGAGAGCTGTAGATCATCTTCACGTCTCGATTCTCACCGCCGTCGGCCACAAGGTAGTACATGTCTGTGGCACTGGCATCCACAGTTGCCACCTGCGGCAAGCAATAACGATTGCACGCGATCGAAGTGTGCGCGATGATGGCCGCGCGGGTTCACCCAAACAACAAATAATTCACAAGATTTCTTCTTTCGTGTGTTTTTctttcaattcttttctctgaCCTTCAAAACCtatcatttttcatttttcattttatttgtttgcctcttgttttcttcttaataGTTTAGTAGAGTGATTTTACTATGTTTCACGCTTACTGCTTTTGAACCTTCATTGATGAAATGATTAGCTTCCAGAATGAAGCATGGTTGACAGATTAGCCACCAGGCAAAATGCTCGGAAGGGTCCAAGGGATAGCTCTAGTGGTACAT from the Phragmites australis chromosome 19, lpPhrAust1.1, whole genome shotgun sequence genome contains:
- the LOC133900888 gene encoding small ribosomal subunit protein uS9-like, whose product is MAAALTRPPAGTVQCFGRKKTAVAVAYTKPGRGLIKVSGVPIELIRPEMLRLKAFEPIMLAGRTRFKDIDMCIRVRGGGKTSQIYAIRQAIAKALVAYYQKYVDEAAKKEVKDIFARYDRTLLVADPRRCEPKKFGGRGARARFQKSYR